The [Clostridium] celerecrescens 18A genomic sequence CACCGTGCGGCGTGCGGTGGAGGAACTATGCCAGGAAGACTTTTTATCAAAAAAGCAAGGGAAGGGAACCTTTGTTAAGCATGCAAAGGTAAAACGAAAAATTGAACATCTTTTAAGTTTTGGACAGGCATGTGAAGCCAACGGCATGGTGTCTTCGCGTCTGGTTACCAAGAGGGAAGTAATCTCTCTGTCTTCAGAGGATGCCACCACCATGGGCGTTTCTGCGGGCAGTCCGGCAATCTTTATTCAGCGTGTGAATATGGCGGATGGGTTTCCTATCATGTGTGAAAACAACTTATATCCTTACAACCGGTTTTCTTTTTTGCTGGAGGAATCTCTTGACAGCTCTCTTTACAAGCTCCTTGCAAATAAATACCAGATTAAGGTCACATATTCCACTGATTCTTACCTGGATATTGTACGAGCCGGAGGTGACGTAGCCAAACTTCTTCAGGTATCCAACGGGGAACCTCTGTTTTTCCTGTACTGCCAGATTTACGACCAGAACCATGAGCTGATTCACATAGGGAAACAGTACATTAATGGTGACCAGTACCGTTTCTATCTGGAAGACTATAAGGTTCTGTAAAAGAAACGGGCAGGAAATTTTTAGCCTGAAGCCAGGCCCAGCCCCATAAACCAGAAAAGAAAGAACACCAAAAAGTACACGAGTACCGCCAAAAGGCAGACTTCACCCGCCAATCGGTATTTTATTAACCGAAAGCCTTTCATCCATTGATAGAAATAATAAAAAATCAAAACAATTCCCAAAGCTCCAATTAAAATTGGCAGCCAGGCCATTAAAAGAAAGATAAGA encodes the following:
- a CDS encoding GntR family transcriptional regulator; the encoded protein is MKLDVGNEIPLYRQLKEELKTAIKDGTFPYGQKIPTETELSKLFNVSRITVRRAVEELCQEDFLSKKQGKGTFVKHAKVKRKIEHLLSFGQACEANGMVSSRLVTKREVISLSSEDATTMGVSAGSPAIFIQRVNMADGFPIMCENNLYPYNRFSFLLEESLDSSLYKLLANKYQIKVTYSTDSYLDIVRAGGDVAKLLQVSNGEPLFFLYCQIYDQNHELIHIGKQYINGDQYRFYLEDYKVL